The Acidisarcina polymorpha genome includes the window TTGCACATTTTGATAGATATACTTTCCCGGCTGAGCTTATGTATTTAGTCGGGAAAGTCACTGAATCCTTCAAAAACCTGCTTCAACAGCTCCAATGAATTGTTAAGGAGGTCGCTGGACTGTAGCACCGCAATTCAGATTCGCAACCCGATGACCTTTAACTCGCCTCAAATAGTTGAGGAGGACCTTTGACCTTGCGCCTTAGCTGCCGCCGCGATCGCTTAGGGTCGTTCCGGGTTGAAGGGCACCGGACTACGGGACCTTGGGCGAATGAGATAAGGGCCAGATTGTCCTATGATGGTCATGCCTCCTCACATTTCGGAACAAGCAACTCTCCCACCAGTTTTGATAATTGATGAGTTCTTTCAGCGCCTGCTTAACATATGCGAGCGCTTGGTCCCCCCTGCTCTGCCAGTAGACCATATTTGTCAGACTTTGCAATGGGTTGGGCTGGAGGGAGGGCATCGACAAACGTCATGAGCTTAAAGCAGTGTGATGTGAAGCTGAGGCGTTGGGTACTAAGCGTTACCTCCGTATAGTGCTGATCACCTTCGTAATCGTATGGCACAAGAAATAATGCTACCTTTTCACTGGATGTAAATCCTCTTCTCTAGCGTATTGCTGACGATTCAGCTAGCGGGCCGCGCCATCGGACCTCGCGCCTGAAACTGAACAGAGACATGCGGGAGATGATCCGATGGAGGTTGAAATCGCAACCGCGCGACCTGAACTGCCGCTTTCTGCCTTCCAGCCGAACGAGTGGGAGTCGGTACCCGCGTTCACCCCGATTCTGGCAGAGGACCCAAAGTTTCTTGCTCGCCTACCAGCCGCTCGCCTTACGAAAGCCGGCTCTCTGTTACTTGAACAAGGGTCTGCCATCAAGGCGATATACCTGTTGCAGTGTGGGCTCGTAAAACTCTCGCATCTTACCCCCAAAGGATGTGAGGGGACGATCGGGTTAAGGTCTGCAGGATGGTATGTTGGCGCTGTCGCGTCTCTCTTGAGCGCTCGACCCGTCTACACGGTGCGAACCGTAACGGATTGTATGGCGGTTAGGATCCCAACCGCCCTGTTCTCGCGGCTACTCAGGGAATCCCCGGAGATGGCTCAACATCTTTTGGAAATCCTTTGCATTGAAGTAGCTTCGCAAGCAAGCTTCCAGATCGAAATGGCGTGCTATTCAGCAGAAGAGCGTTTACACCACTTTATGAGCGAGCGGGAGAGGGTACTCCCCTTAGGAAAATCTCTTGCACCCCTCCCTATGCTTAAACAACTGGAGGTCGGTCAACTGCTTTCGATTACCCCCGAGTATCTCAATCGCTTGCTTCACAAGAGGAAATTGCTTAAAGCGCTTCGGCCGCAAAAGTCTTACGTCAAACTGGTTTAGTTAAGAAGCCAAAGGAAATCGTCCAAAGGGTCAACGTCTGTGCTGCTTTCCGGAGGGATGAAAGATCGCTATCTATGGACCTCTTGTGCAATAAATCAATAAATCGATCGGCCACACATTCGCTGGGTTGACTTCGTTTGCAACAGTCCCACCGGAAGGATGTATTCATCTATGAGTAGAATCGACGAGCTCAAGCAAGACGTGAGAATCCTGGAAGCCCAGTTCAAGTCTAAAATGGACCAACTCTACGCTGCAGAGTCTGCTCTCTTTCACATCAAGACAGGAGACCTGCTGCAACTAGAAGAAGGAACCTACGGCCATTCCAAACGGACGGTGTACATAGTGAGTAGGATCATTTTCTCCCTGCGCGGAGAATCGATTTTATTCGGCCATAAGCAATTGAAGGATAGAAGGTCATTCCATCACCGGGAGGTAAGAGTCTGTTTAGACTTCGAGGAGCCCACAGTGATTGGGCGTGTTGAGGACTGGCGCGGATTGTGTGCTAATACGGTTCTGAAGCGGCTCTAATTGTCGATTTCTGAAACAACAGCCGTACCAAGTGTGCCGGTTTGCAATATCTTCACTGATTCGTAAGGAAGGGGTCGAGCGGAGGACGCAGGGCAAGGAGCCACGAACGAAGAGTCGTGCTCAGAAATGACCTAACGGCGGATACCCCAATCTACTCTTCAAAGCACATCCAACGAGTTCGCAACCATATGCAGCGGAGCAAAAGACGGCGATAGAACCGCCTCGGAAAACGCTGCGCGTATCCCACTTTCCCTCCGCACGGCTGCGGCGGGGTTCTCTCTCAAAAGTAATCCGGCCACTTGTTGGAGGCCGTCGCTTGAGTTACATTAACTGCAAATCTGCCGGTAAATCCGGCACGAATCGAAACCCCGCAGGTCGAAATTTCCAACCTGCTGCGGCTCAGTTTCCCGGGGGGGGTAACATTTGCTGATATTTTTGCCGTTCACGAGCGGCTAGAGTTTGCTTACGTTTCTTAGGGCGAAAAGAATAGCACGTCATGTTCAGTATTGACCATACAAGCGTCCTAAGCCACGTGATAACTTCCCGGGTAGGTAGGTAGGTAGGTAGGCGGGCGACGCGTGACGATGTCGGAGTAGGCCACTCTGATATGCGAGATATCTCGTACGCCTCGCCGCGCCGGCCTGGCTACTCTTAGATCAAGGAGTCTTCCATGGGCAAAATTGACAACATGAGGCAGGAAGTAAGGCTCATAAAGGCGCAGCTCAAGTTGAAGATGGAGGAGCTCCACGCCGCACAATCTGCTGAATTTCGCCTAAAGGTCGGAGACCTCCTCATAAAAAGGAGGGCGAGTATGCAAATCCAACATGCAAGGTGTACATGATATCAAAGCTGGTTTTTCACACAAACCAAACACCCATAATGTACGGCAGACAGCGCTTGAAGGACGGGATCTCGTTTCACTCGACGGAGACAGTTCTGTGTTTCCGCGCCGACGAGCTGCCGATGGCAATTGGCCATGTGGATCACTGGCAGAAACTCCTCCAAGTAAAGTCTAAGACTTACCGAGGTAGCTGGACCAAGCCTTCGGTCGTACGCTCCCCCTATCCGACATGCAAGCCCTTTCAACAGATGAGTAATTCAGCTCAGCAATAACAATACGCCACTGGGCTCCTCTAAGAGCCGCGAAGTGAGTGCAAACGTCGGAGACACTCATCGATATCACTGCTATTCGCCTTATGCTCAACCGGCGGACCCACTGACATAACACTTTTCAAACACCCTCTAAGAACGCGAAATGGCACCAAGGGACTTTGCCCGATGTATTGCCGCCTCGGATTCATCCCGCCTTTGTCCAGTAGAGAGGCTCTCTAAAAGTTTGCTCCAGATATCTGGTCGTGCAGAACCACGTTGAGCCAAGCCTTGTGGACGTAAATGGCGCTCCTTGTATTCGATATACCCCAGCTTGCGGAAGCGATTCATAAAAAGACCCACACGCGACCGGGTTGTCCCGACCATTATGACCCGACGCACTCTCGTGGGTAGTCGATAGTCACCCATTCGCGAGCTTGCGCCCGATACTTGCCTACGCGACTTTGGGCGCGCTTTGAAGGTGCCAGCTTAGACGCGAAATGCAGCAAAGATTTGCAGCACTTAAATAGCATTTGCTAAGACGAGTGAACCAAGGAGTCTTCAAGCTTTGGGACGAAAGTTTCTGCGACCAAGTCTATACCGTGACCCTGGCATGTAAGGACTGACCATTTGTACGTCCTTACCTCGCTGAAAGATGGTCAATATTGACCAGTCGGTTCGGATTCAACGCTTGAGGTGGTCTGCTAAAAGTGCTGTTCCGGTGAACAACCTTTTGACGTTCCTTAGCAGTTACTTGGTACCACAATTGCCGAAGCAAAAGCGCAGGACCTTAGGCCTCATAAAATGAGGTATTCCACGGAGAGACGTATACACAAACTTAAGAAATTACAGAGGCACTTAACTTCGAGGGCGGGGTTCAAACGCTACCTTTGTGTAAGTTGTGTCAACCAATAAGTAGCACTCGCTGACAGGCCCCTAATCGGCAGGCGTTAAGAGCGCGAAATGGCACGTAAGGCTTTGCCCGGTGCCTTGCCGCCTCGGATTCGTCCCGGCCTTCGTCCAGAAGAGAGGCGTTCTGAAAGTTTGCTCCGGAAACCTGGTCGTGCAGAATCACGTTGAGCAAAGCCCCTGTGAACGTAAATGCGCTCCTCGTATTCGACATAGCCCAGCTTCCGGAAGCTATTCATGAAAAAACTCACGCGCGATCGGGTCGTCCCAATCATTTCGGCTAGATCTTGCTGCGTAATCCGGGGAATAAGTGTTTTCTCGTCGGCGACTTCTCCCGGCTGCCCGAACTCGGCCATCAACAACAGAACTCTTGCCAGACGCTTTTCACTGGAATTAAAAAGTTGGTCAACAAGGTCGGCTTGGGTTCGCATACTGCGGACCAGCAGAGACGCTATAAACAGATCGGAGAAGGTACGTTGCTCATGCAGAACGCGGATTATCTCCTTTCTTTCCATCTTGAGTGCGCTACACCCGGTGACAGCTGTCGCTGTCGCCAGATGCGGCCCGGCAGCCGCCGCAATGCATGCCTCTCCAATGAAGTCGCCGGCCGTGAAAACGGTGATCGTGGCTTCTTTTCCGGCTGCGGAAACAATCGTGAGCCTGGCCCGGCCCTTTTGAAGGTAAAAGACCGATTCGCAGCGACTTCCCTGCGAAAAGAAGACTTCGCCTTCCATCAAGCGCACAATCTTGTGGCCGAAAGCAGCGGTGGTGAGATAGGTTGCGGGGTCAAATGCAGTTTGGGTCGGATTCTTCACGAATGCTCTTCCACACCGTCTCTCACGGTGTACACCGCAAGCTCAGACTATGTCGGGTAGCAAACAAAACTCTTTACAGCAGGTTGATAGGGATAACACTTTCGTAGCTGTGTTTGCCCGGCAAAAGGTCTGTCGCCGGAGCCGTTTTCTTGTGCCTGTAGATTGAAACTGATTCATGAACAGATAGCACTGACCAACCGAACCACTAAGCTGCTTTAAAGTTAAAAAGTCTCGCTCAAGAGCCATAACCCTAGGTTTTGTACCCGGTCACTATGCCCCAAAGTCTCAGGTACGATGGCCTTCTGTTCCGGTCTGGTTTGGAACGTGGATTGGGCTGAGTGTCAACGCATCCCCGAGCAAGCGTCTTAGTGCTCCGATCAAATGATTCGGCTGGGAATCGATTATTTCCGATGGATAAACGTTATCCGTATCCATTCTGTTCTCGATCTTAAGGACCAGAAGATGTGGATACCTCTCCCGAAGCCTCTGGTCAAGGCCTTTTTGTTCGATGGTAGAATTCCGCCTATCAAGATGAGATCAAAGTGCTCCGTTTCAAGCAGTGCCAAGGCGGCGTTATCCGAATCAACGGCTGCCACCTCATAGCCGCTGGACGATGTCAAAATGCATGTAAAGCTCAAGCTCTGAGGTTTGTGGTGCCCCCTTATGTTTTGCTACATCTACGGAGACTTCTTCGAGCTTTATCAACCAGGAAAATTGCAGCAAATGCCTTCCGGCAGAACTGCATTAGGTGCGGCCGCCCAGGCTACGCTGCTAAGCATGGCGGCACTCATGGCGGTCCCAAGTCTCATGGTTGTTCTGTCATTCCTTTTGCCCGCGACACTAAGTCGCTGGCTGAATATCGTTCTCGGAGTCCTGTACTCGGCTATCATGGTTCTCGCCATACAGGGAAGCTGGCACTTCTATGTATTTTTCGGCTTGATCGAGATTGCTCTAACGGTCGAGATCGTTTGGCATGCCTGGACTTGGCCGAAACAACCAACTCCGTGAGCGTTGGCCGGCCAACCTCGTCGTGAGGCGGGGTCTGAAGGAAGCCTGGAGCAAAGGCGTGTGCGAGAACAGGAATCGGATACGAGGCCTGTGCTCGTGGGCGAGTTGGCAAAGAGCAGCAAAGCCCATATCCATCAAGACGAGCAGAGGTAAATCCGACGGTAGGTCGTCATCCCCGCGTCCAAAGTTCTGCCACCGATTGGTATACCCAACCCCGCACGCCCACGAATTCAATCCGATCCAGTTCAACTAGCGTGGACTCACGGCATTTTGGTTGGTAACAAGCCGCCCCTTCTGGCAGAGTGCCTAATGCGACTTTGGCTCTTAACTCTTGTAGCGTAGCGTCGGGTAGCAGATAGATCAAACCCAGTAAAATCGACGCTCCGCACGTCATGCAGAAAATTCCGAAGCCGCGCCGAATCTCCATATCGTTTGTTGCGGCAGGCTGGCTGGATGTCATGCTCATGGAAGATCCTCTCTTCAGTTTCCGTGTACTACTGGCGTTACCTCGAGAGGCGAGTTATCCTTCATTCTCTACCGCAATTCTTCACGATATACACCCTCAGTATCACTGATAGCAATACTATTCTTCCGATTGAAAGCCGCGTTGCAGCCTGAAGATCAAGGTCTAGATTAGGAACGACGCCAATGCCTCTATGCTGTGAAATGCGGTGTGGTACGCCAGTAGATCAATTTTAGTTATCTGAAGTGGCGAGCTGTGACCTATGGTTTTAGGGGCCAACCCGTTCCCTGAAGAGAGCTAAAGCGTCTTCTACCAGGCGAAGTTCTGCTTCGAACATCGCACGTCTTTCCGGGTTAGCAACTTCCGGAATAAAGAGCCGTACCGTCCGGCAGGCCCTTTCGAGAAATCGTACTTCGGATTGAGCCAAATCCGGATATCCGAGGTCAATTTGAAGCGCCCCAAAGTCGAGTGCTGTCGAGCAAACCCTTAGCTCGGCTTCAATGAAACCACAGCGGACCCTCTGAGTTTGCGCTTGGAGCTCAGCCCATTGTTCCGCGAAATTGTCGCTCATGCCAAACTCTGATGCGTTGTCACCTGTCAATGTTCGATAGCGTTTCGCTAGCTCCACGTGTCCTCCGTTGCGAATGTGCCCTGGATGGCAAGGGCCCCAGATGACAGCATGCTTCGTGACCATCAACTCGCCCCGAGTCAATGCCCTCGACGGACCATACGCATCACTTCAAAGCCCTTGATCGTAGCGGCCGCGGTCCTCATCGTCTGAAAGCCTCGGGTGGGTCGGATGACGCGCTTAAGGGCGCCATGGTCGGCTTCGATGATGTTGTTCAGGTATTTGCAGGTCCGATGTTTTGTGTCGGCAGACAGCTTGCCCTCGCGCTGTAGCCGGCGGATTGCTTTCGGGTAGGAACCGAGTTGGTCGGTGGTGATCGAGGACGGTGGCCAGTGGCGCATGGTCGTCAACGCTTTTCCCAAGAAACGATGGGCCGCCCGAGTATTGCGGCGATCTGCCAACATGAAATCAATCAAGCGGCCATGCTTGTCGACGGCCCGAAACAGGTACTTCCACCGACCGCCGACCATCACATACGTCTCGTCTACGCGCCAGGAGCTGGTTCGGTAGCCTTGGTACCAGCGAACCGCTTCTCCAATTCAGGCGCATAACGATGCACCCAGCGCATAATCGTAGACGGGTCTAGTTCCACGCCACGCTCCTGCATCATCTCCACGAGATCCCGATAGCACAGTTATCGAGCAGGAAGCCTCGTTTTGCATTCTGAATTACGTGATAGAGGGTCTTACCCGAAGAATGTTTAATTGTCTTGACATCGGTGTTTTCGCTTCTCTTGCAACGCCGATAGACCAGATAAGCTTTTTAGGCTCAGCGTTGGGAGATCGTAGGCGTACATAAATTCCCGTTTCTTGAGCTGAGGCCTGAAGCAAAGCATCGACCGCTGGACTGCGGCCGCTCACATTCAAGATGGGCCTCTGCTAAGGCCGGTCTCGAAGTCCGGCAAGCCGGGCAAAATGGCACTGGGGGATTAAATTTGCCGAACTTTTCCTCGTGTCACCAGGCGCAGCAACAACGTAAAAATGACCGCTCCAATGACAGCGACAAGAATTGAATAGATTAAGCCGCCCTGACCCGCAAATCCGAGCGAGCGCATAATGAACCCGCCTACTATAGCCCCAACGATGCCAATGACAATATCCATTACCGCACCGTAACCACCACCGCTCATCAACTTGCCGGTAAGCCATCCAGCGATGAGGCCGACGACAATCCACCAAAGAATGAACACGTTTTCCTCCAATAACGCCTAAGTTTGCTTTTCGGGCTTCACCCTGGAAGCCAGCACCCAATAGATGCTGGCTTAGTAGCAGGGTGAGAATTGCTTAGCGGATGACCTTTTCACGGTCAACCACCACGCCCCTGTCCAGCTTCGTGTCGACCTGGCCGGAATCCACTCCGTGACTGCTGACGGCCTTCTCGCCCGAAGAGGAGATATCCTCCGCTCCAGTAGCCTTTAAGATGTCCTTGGCTCTTGATACCTCTTCCGAACTATCGCAATGGATCGAGATCAGAATACCTCCATCCTTTACACGACCTTCATAGCGTTTGGCTTCGTATTCTGGAATGCCGAGACCCACCAGGGCGCCTACCAGGCCGCCGACCGCGCCCCCAATACCCAAGCCTGCCAGGGCTCCCATGATCGGCCCAGCTGCGATGAGCGGCCCCACTCCGGGAATGGCCAAGGCGCCGATACCCGCGAGCAGCCCGAGTGTTCCCCCAACTGTCCCACCCACACCTACACCAGTGGCTGCGCCCTCGGGAGCCTTGGTGTTCTTCTCCGCCGCGAAATCCCTCGAGCCCTGATTGTCGGACATTAATACCGAAACGTCTTGATTTGAAAAACCGCCGGCAACAAACTTGTCAACTGCCGCCTCTGCAGTTGCCCTGTTTGAATAAATGCCAAATGCTGCTGTGTTTTTCCCTGCCATGGTAAATCTCCTTCTGCGAGGCCTTCAGAGCGCCGCAATTATTGTTTGACGGTGATTTGGTTAGTGACCTTATCAGGGCTACCGACGACTTCTGCCGCTTTAGCAGCGATGCTCTGCTTCTCGTCCTCGGAATGGACTGGTCCCTTCAAGGTGACAGATCCATTGAGGGTGATGATCTTTATATTGTGGCCGTACATCGAAAGCGACTTGTCGGCAATAATTGCCTGTCTGATCTTCTTGGTGATCATTCGGTCCGATGTGGCTTCGGATTGCTGGTCGGCGGTTGTGGCCTGCGTTTTGTTTTTCGCGGAATTATCTGGAGTTTGAGCGGCTGGCTGATCCTGGCCGAAAGACGCACCCGTCATCAGGAGCGTGGCGCCTAGAGCCAGGGCCGCCATGAGGCGGAATGTTGGAGCTGAGAGACGAACGATTTTCACGATGTTCTACCTTTAGGGTTGAAGGTTTCAAGAGGTTCATTTGCCGTATGGATAATGCGTCATACACGAAGCCGTTCAGGTTCTGGACGCCCATCGATTTCGTTCAACGGCCCCGAGTGGGAAGCTCACAATCAAGGTTAGGTTGCTGTCCTATCGAAAATATGATCTTTTATTTCACTAGACTTGATGGCCCGTCCTTGGGGTTCTGTGCTCGCACCGAGCGTCACGGCACCGGATGTGTGCCCGGTCACTATGCCCAAATTCTCAGGTACGATGGCCTTCTGTTCCGGTCTGGTTTGGAACGTGGATTGGGCTGAGTGTCAACGCATCCCCGAGCAAGCGCCTTAGTGCTTCGATCAAATGATTTGGCTGGGAATCGATTATTTCCGACGGATAAACGTTATCCGTATCCATTCTGTTCTCGATCTTAAGGATCAGAAGATGTGGATACCTCTCCCGAAGCCTCTGGTCAAGGCCTTTTTGTTCGATGGTAGAATTCCGGCCTATCAAGATGAGATCAAAGTGCTCCGTTTCAAGCAGTTTCAAGGCGGCGTTATCCGAATCAACGGCTGCCACCTCATAGCCGGCGTTGTTAAGCAACGCCACTCGAGTGGTCTGGAGGGGTGGGTAATGAGCAACGACGAGAATGCGCTGGGACAAGGTTCGCCTTTGTGAGTAAAACTACCAGATCGATCTATGACGACCGCTGAGGTTCCCGAACGACGAATGATTTCACTCGAAGCGAGAAGCACCTCAATCAAAAAGATGAAGAACCTAACTGGTAGGCTGCTTCTAAACGCTCCAGCAGCAAAAATTATTTCGAGCAAAAAACGACCGAGTCATTGATCTCTCAAGTGCGAGCGTCTCGAAAACAGTTGCAAGCGCAACCACTCAAGAGCCTCGCTTCCCGCAAAGGAGGCTAGACAGGCGACAAGTACTTTTGCTGCATAAGACGGCACCGCGAGAGTGTTTCTTCGCCTTTGTTGAGGCCGACCTGAACACGGCTGCGATTTGCTGAAGCTTGTGGCATCGCTGCTGATTGTAGCGCATTGATCCTTGCAATTCGGACGGCGAGGCGGGCGGCCGATTACGACGCTCGTCTGAGCAACAAAGACCTGGAGAGGAAATCCACCACGCCATCAGCATGCCTTCAAATACAAATCCATCTTTTTCCTAGCGAAATCAGCCTTGGCATGGAGTCACGGATGAAAACGCGCCGTGCTGAGCCGGTTCTTTCGCCCGAGGGCAATCGCTCAGCTTTACGCATCCAACGGCTGAATAGGATTAGCGGGTGTGGTGATTCTGACCACTGCGCCTAAAGGGAACATTCTTGATAACCCCCGTCTCACTACTCTTCGGCTTTTTTATAGGGCTGCTGTCTTTGCTTTTCCCGATCTTGGGTGCCTACTTGATTTATCGCGCGATGCACCCTCCGGAGCGCCGCGTTATGACGACACGAGCCGATGAAAAGGATCGGGTTCCTACGCCTGAAGTGCTGGTTGAGACCCGCGTCTTACGTTGGCACGAACGTATCCGAGAACCATTGATTTGGGGCCCTTTGACCCTCGGCGTCTTCCTGCTCCTCTTGCCATTGATCGGCCTCCCTCTCATAGCATCAGCCTTTCCCGTCGGGAGCGACGAGCCCAAAGCGATGTATGGCGAGGTACACACGCTGAAGCGGGCAGACGGTACGACCATCCACGCTGAGATCTTCGGACCGCAGGATGCGCCGGTGCTCATCTTCACGCATGGCTGGAGCACTGACGAAGCAGAGTGGTACTACGCCAAGAGGGAGTTGGCCGGGCGCTTCCGCATCATTACCTGGGATCTCTCCGGACTTGGCCGCACCGCGCCCTGGGCAGACCAGAACGTCACCCTGGAGCGCATGGCGACCGATCTCCATCAGGTCTTGACGCTCAGCAACGGCAAGCCCGTAATCCTGATCGGCCACAGCATCGGCGGCATGATCAATCTCACCTTCTGCCATCTGTATCCCCAAGAGCTTGGTACGAGGGTCGCGGGAGTTGTCGAGGTCGATTCGAGCTACACCAATCCGGTGCGAACGACCCAGGGAAGCCAGTTGAATCTCGCCCTGCAGAAGCCGGTTGCAGAACCGATCCTGCACGCAATGATTCCGCTGTCCGAACTCGTTCGGTTGATAAATCGGCTCAGCTATCGCGAAGGCCTACTGTACCTAAGTAACGCGCGGAGCGCGTTCGACGGGACTGAGACCCTAGGTCAACTGGATATGACCTCGCGGTATCAGTTCCTATCTTCTCCCGGCGTAGTCGCGCGCGGTACCTTGGCGATGTTCCATTGGGACATGACGCCGGAGCTTCGACTTATTAAGGTTCCCGTACTGATGATTGTCGGTCCCCATGACACCACCACCCTGCCAGCTGCGAGCAAAACTATGGCAAACACAATAGCGGGGGCGCAATTAGAGGTTCTTTCGACTGGAAAACATTATGCACTGCTTGAAGACCATCAGAGCGTGGATTCGGCGATCTCGTCCTTTGCCACAGCCATTCTGCATTGATATGGCGGTTGGCAAATCCTCTATTCGCGACTGGACTTGACCACATGGGCCCAAATGCTGCTTCCGTAAGGTCGGTAATGAAGTAAGCGAAAATAGCGAGAGC containing:
- a CDS encoding Crp/Fnr family transcriptional regulator; protein product: MEVEIATARPELPLSAFQPNEWESVPAFTPILAEDPKFLARLPAARLTKAGSLLLEQGSAIKAIYLLQCGLVKLSHLTPKGCEGTIGLRSAGWYVGAVASLLSARPVYTVRTVTDCMAVRIPTALFSRLLRESPEMAQHLLEILCIEVASQASFQIEMACYSAEERLHHFMSERERVLPLGKSLAPLPMLKQLEVGQLLSITPEYLNRLLHKRKLLKALRPQKSYVKLV
- a CDS encoding Crp/Fnr family transcriptional regulator codes for the protein MKNPTQTAFDPATYLTTAAFGHKIVRLMEGEVFFSQGSRCESVFYLQKGRARLTIVSAAGKEATITVFTAGDFIGEACIAAAAGPHLATATAVTGCSALKMERKEIIRVLHEQRTFSDLFIASLLVRSMRTQADLVDQLFNSSEKRLARVLLLMAEFGQPGEVADEKTLIPRITQQDLAEMIGTTRSRVSFFMNSFRKLGYVEYEERIYVHRGFAQRDSARPGFRSKLSERLSSGRRPGRIRGGKAPGKALRAISRS
- a CDS encoding DUF6326 family protein; the encoded protein is MWCPLMFCYIYGDFFELYQPGKLQQMPSGRTALGAAAQATLLSMAALMAVPSLMVVLSFLLPATLSRWLNIVLGVLYSAIMVLAIQGSWHFYVFFGLIEIALTVEIVWHAWTWPKQPTP
- a CDS encoding IS6 family transposase, translated to MGEAVRWYQGYRTSSWRVDETYVMVGGRWKYLFRAVDKHGRLIDFMLADRRNTRAAHRFLGKALTTMRHWPPSSITTDQLGSYPKAIRRLQREGKLSADTKHRTCKYLNNIIEADHGALKRVIRPTRGFQTMRTAAATIKGFEVMRMVRRGH
- a CDS encoding GlsB/YeaQ/YmgE family stress response membrane protein, with translation MFILWWIVVGLIAGWLTGKLMSGGGYGAVMDIVIGIVGAIVGGFIMRSLGFAGQGGLIYSILVAVIGAVIFTLLLRLVTRGKVRQI
- a CDS encoding general stress protein, with the protein product MAGKNTAAFGIYSNRATAEAAVDKFVAGGFSNQDVSVLMSDNQGSRDFAAEKNTKAPEGAATGVGVGGTVGGTLGLLAGIGALAIPGVGPLIAAGPIMGALAGLGIGGAVGGLVGALVGLGIPEYEAKRYEGRVKDGGILISIHCDSSEEVSRAKDILKATGAEDISSSGEKAVSSHGVDSGQVDTKLDRGVVVDREKVIR
- a CDS encoding BON domain-containing protein, producing the protein MKIVRLSAPTFRLMAALALGATLLMTGASFGQDQPAAQTPDNSAKNKTQATTADQQSEATSDRMITKKIRQAIIADKSLSMYGHNIKIITLNGSVTLKGPVHSEDEKQSIAAKAAEVVGSPDKVTNQITVKQ
- a CDS encoding alpha/beta fold hydrolase, whose amino-acid sequence is MTTRADEKDRVPTPEVLVETRVLRWHERIREPLIWGPLTLGVFLLLLPLIGLPLIASAFPVGSDEPKAMYGEVHTLKRADGTTIHAEIFGPQDAPVLIFTHGWSTDEAEWYYAKRELAGRFRIITWDLSGLGRTAPWADQNVTLERMATDLHQVLTLSNGKPVILIGHSIGGMINLTFCHLYPQELGTRVAGVVEVDSSYTNPVRTTQGSQLNLALQKPVAEPILHAMIPLSELVRLINRLSYREGLLYLSNARSAFDGTETLGQLDMTSRYQFLSSPGVVARGTLAMFHWDMTPELRLIKVPVLMIVGPHDTTTLPAASKTMANTIAGAQLEVLSTGKHYALLEDHQSVDSAISSFATAILH